The following are from one region of the Streptomyces decoyicus genome:
- the melC2 gene encoding tyrosinase MelC2, whose protein sequence is MAVRKNQADLTATEKRNFVDAVLELKRSGRYDEFISTHNAFIIGDTDNGERTGHRSPSFLPWHRRFLLQFEEALQSITPSVTLPYWDWTVDRSPRSSLWADDFLGGDGRSGDGRVPSGPFAFGNGKWPMNIRVDGRTFLRRSLGAGVRELPTRAEVDRVLAMTVYDAAPWNSSSDGFRNNVEGWRGPNLHNRVHVWVGGQMTTGASPNDPVFWLHHCFIDKLWAEWQRLHPKSGYLPTGSTPDVVDLHDTMKPWNDVTPADLLDHTKFYTYA, encoded by the coding sequence ATGGCAGTCCGGAAGAACCAGGCGGACCTCACCGCCACCGAGAAGCGGAACTTCGTCGACGCGGTGCTGGAGCTCAAGCGCAGCGGCCGCTACGACGAGTTCATCAGCACCCACAACGCCTTCATCATCGGTGACACCGACAATGGAGAGCGGACCGGCCACCGGTCCCCGTCGTTCCTCCCCTGGCACCGCAGGTTCCTGCTCCAGTTCGAAGAAGCCCTGCAAAGCATCACCCCGTCGGTCACGTTGCCCTACTGGGACTGGACCGTCGACCGCTCACCCCGCAGCTCCCTGTGGGCCGACGACTTCCTCGGCGGCGACGGGCGCAGCGGTGACGGCCGGGTGCCTTCGGGACCGTTCGCCTTCGGCAACGGGAAGTGGCCGATGAACATACGCGTCGACGGCCGGACGTTCCTGCGTCGCTCACTCGGTGCCGGGGTCCGTGAACTGCCGACCCGGGCCGAGGTCGACCGGGTGCTCGCCATGACCGTCTACGACGCCGCCCCCTGGAACAGCTCCTCCGACGGCTTCCGCAACAACGTCGAGGGCTGGCGCGGACCGAATCTGCACAACCGGGTGCACGTCTGGGTCGGTGGGCAGATGACCACGGGTGCCTCGCCCAACGATCCCGTCTTCTGGCTGCACCACTGTTTCATCGACAAGCTCTGGGCCGAATGGCAGCGCCTGCACCCCAAGTCGGGGTATCTCCCCACCGGCAGCACTCCTGACGTCGTCGACCTCCACGACACGATGAAGCCATGGAACGACGTCACACCGGCGGACCTGCTGGACCACACCAAGTTCTACACTTATGCATGA
- a CDS encoding tyrosinase family oxidase copper chaperone: MSRPTRRQVLNGSAAALAGAVLAAPVALADSAAARPAAGHGHSEGHKAPGGHEMPEPFDEVYQGRHIEGWPADEEAPENGSRARSGGPASHGTRASRGSRASQGSRSSHRGRAHPQSGQAGPHDGMDFVVRIDNDDLHVMRNADGTWISLVNHYETFTTPRALARAAVRELQGADLVPVVTG, encoded by the coding sequence ATGTCGCGTCCCACCCGACGCCAAGTGCTGAACGGCAGCGCCGCGGCCCTGGCCGGAGCGGTGCTCGCCGCACCGGTCGCCTTGGCCGACAGCGCTGCCGCCCGTCCAGCCGCCGGCCACGGACACTCGGAAGGCCACAAGGCCCCTGGGGGGCACGAGATGCCGGAGCCCTTCGACGAGGTCTACCAGGGCCGCCATATCGAAGGCTGGCCGGCGGACGAGGAAGCGCCGGAGAACGGAAGCCGCGCACGCAGCGGAGGCCCTGCAAGCCATGGAACCCGTGCAAGCCGCGGAAGCCGTGCAAGCCAAGGAAGTCGCTCAAGCCACCGAGGCCGGGCACATCCCCAGAGTGGGCAGGCCGGACCTCACGACGGCATGGACTTCGTCGTCCGCATCGACAACGACGACCTCCATGTGATGCGGAACGCGGACGGCACCTGGATCAGCCTGGTGAACCACTACGAGACGTTCACCACGCCACGCGCCTTGGCGCGCGCCGCCGTTCGTGAACTCCAGGGCGCTGATCTGGTCCCCGTCGTCACCGGCTGA
- a CDS encoding putative quinol monooxygenase has product MFDLIVIAHVPKAEDITPVADALARMRPLCLAEDGCVSWEAYHSHEDPARFVLVERWATRGHWEAHDAGEAIQKIYVPEIMPRIEREVHPSALVRL; this is encoded by the coding sequence ATGTTCGACCTCATCGTCATCGCGCACGTTCCCAAGGCCGAAGACATCACTCCGGTCGCTGACGCCCTGGCCCGAATGCGCCCGCTGTGCCTTGCCGAGGACGGCTGCGTCAGTTGGGAGGCGTACCACTCGCACGAGGATCCGGCCCGGTTCGTCCTGGTCGAGCGCTGGGCGACTCGGGGGCACTGGGAGGCCCACGATGCTGGCGAAGCCATCCAGAAGATCTATGTGCCCGAGATCATGCCGCGCATCGAGCGTGAGGTGCACCCGAGCGCTCTGGTACGGCTCTGA
- a CDS encoding class I SAM-dependent methyltransferase, with amino-acid sequence MAYTAADPDSPPHSRGRARRATEGWDFLVESVRNHRTVGSIAPSGKSLANLLTDPLLERAPRVSNVLEVGAGTGSVTRVLVSRMSQGSQLDIVEANAHFAAHLRRLVRGYPNLLQKQEQVRVHNVFVEQLTTDRRYDVIVSGLPFANFAPRQVEEIMGRYLDLLRPGGTLTYFSYCGSRWVRTLLTSRPEARRQLDVKGLLNQYHNQYAVGCWTVWGNLPPAQVWQLRRPMDAVTAPGALTVQPDILR; translated from the coding sequence ATGGCCTACACGGCAGCCGATCCGGATTCCCCGCCTCACAGCCGCGGCCGGGCTCGGCGTGCGACAGAGGGATGGGACTTCTTGGTTGAATCGGTACGGAACCATCGCACCGTCGGTTCCATCGCCCCCAGCGGCAAGTCGCTGGCCAACCTGCTGACCGACCCGTTGCTGGAACGAGCGCCGCGGGTTTCGAACGTCCTGGAAGTGGGCGCGGGTACCGGCTCGGTCACACGAGTACTGGTCTCCCGGATGTCTCAGGGAAGCCAACTGGACATCGTGGAAGCCAACGCCCACTTTGCCGCGCACCTGCGTCGCCTGGTTCGTGGCTACCCGAACCTGCTCCAAAAGCAGGAGCAAGTGCGCGTCCATAACGTATTTGTCGAGCAGCTCACCACTGACCGCCGCTATGACGTGATCGTCTCGGGCCTGCCGTTCGCCAACTTCGCCCCCCGGCAGGTTGAGGAAATCATGGGTCGCTACCTGGATCTGCTCCGCCCCGGGGGCACGCTCACCTACTTTTCCTATTGCGGAAGTCGCTGGGTCCGCACCTTGCTGACATCCCGCCCAGAGGCCCGCCGTCAACTCGACGTCAAAGGCCTGTTGAACCAATATCACAACCAGTACGCGGTCGGCTGCTGGACCGTATGGGGAAATCTGCCACCCGCGCAGGTGTGGCAACTGCGCCGCCCCATGGATGCTGTCACCGCCCCAGGCGCGTTGACTGTCCAGCCGGACATATTGCGATGA
- a CDS encoding DedA family protein translates to MNSLTSLLGQIPPATAYTVLAAAIIAESILLVGALVPTLALMLTAGALARTGSMNLFWVIAVAAGAVVIGDALGHRTGHLLGKRLRTGKLGRRIPASAWQRGETLMNKRAGQTLLIFRFVPVMRTLAPHVAGVAGLPYRHIAPYSALASVTWASVESGAGYTAALSIQHVSAIGSP, encoded by the coding sequence ATGAATTCCCTCACCAGTCTGCTCGGCCAGATTCCCCCTGCCACCGCCTACACGGTGCTGGCCGCGGCAATCATCGCGGAATCCATTTTGCTGGTGGGTGCCCTCGTTCCCACTCTCGCTCTCATGCTCACCGCGGGAGCCTTGGCCCGTACTGGCAGCATGAACCTGTTCTGGGTCATTGCAGTCGCCGCCGGCGCCGTCGTGATCGGGGACGCTCTTGGCCATCGAACCGGTCACCTGCTGGGCAAGCGCCTGCGTACCGGGAAGCTCGGCCGCCGCATTCCTGCCTCAGCGTGGCAGCGAGGGGAAACCCTCATGAACAAGCGCGCCGGCCAAACGCTCCTGATCTTCCGTTTTGTGCCTGTGATGCGGACCCTTGCCCCGCACGTGGCCGGCGTCGCCGGCCTGCCGTACCGTCATATCGCCCCGTACAGCGCCCTGGCCTCGGTCACCTGGGCGAGCGTGGAAAGCGGCGCGGGCTACACAGCAGCCCTCTCCATCCAGCACGTCTCAGCAATCGGAAGCCCGTAG
- a CDS encoding SDR family NAD(P)-dependent oxidoreductase: MPAHAQKPDDGPEAGRLRDRVALVTGGASGIGASCARRLAAEGAVVVVADLDEDGATRVARQITAASGTALPRRIDVTDPDSVTHVVTEAAALRDGLRIAVNSAGINGPLSPLAELPPADFDTVMRVNLYGVFHAMRCQLPAMADTGGVIVNLASIAAHSGFQGHAAYAAAKQGVLALTRTAAREYAAHGIRVVSVSPGIVDTPMVTSLPPGATDGLLTAVPLRRTAQPAEVAALIAFLVSDDASYMTGSDHVVDGGYLAK, from the coding sequence ATGCCAGCGCACGCACAGAAGCCAGATGACGGACCAGAGGCCGGCCGGCTGCGGGACCGGGTCGCCCTGGTGACCGGTGGCGCCTCCGGGATCGGCGCGTCGTGTGCGCGGCGCCTGGCCGCGGAAGGCGCTGTGGTGGTGGTCGCTGACCTCGACGAGGACGGTGCGACCCGTGTGGCGCGGCAGATCACCGCAGCCAGTGGCACCGCCCTGCCCCGCCGCATCGACGTCACCGACCCGGACAGCGTCACCCACGTGGTCACGGAAGCTGCCGCCCTGCGCGACGGTCTGCGGATCGCGGTCAACAGCGCCGGAATCAACGGCCCCCTCAGCCCACTGGCCGAACTTCCGCCCGCCGACTTCGACACCGTGATGAGGGTGAACCTGTACGGCGTCTTCCACGCGATGCGCTGCCAGCTCCCCGCGATGGCCGACACGGGTGGCGTCATCGTCAACCTCGCCTCCATAGCGGCACATTCGGGCTTCCAGGGGCACGCCGCCTACGCCGCCGCCAAGCAGGGTGTCCTCGCCCTGACCCGGACCGCGGCGCGCGAATACGCCGCCCACGGCATCCGGGTCGTGTCGGTGTCACCAGGCATCGTCGACACCCCTATGGTCACTTCGCTGCCGCCCGGAGCCACCGACGGTCTCCTCACCGCCGTCCCCCTGCGGCGTACCGCGCAGCCGGCCGAAGTCGCCGCACTCATCGCGTTCCTGGTGTCCGACGACGCCTCGTACATGACGGGCAGCGACCATGTCGTCGACGGCGGTTACCTGGCCAAGTAG
- a CDS encoding cytochrome P450 encodes MRPGSRRIGSSSARLPGGPGRTTADAPSEAPVAPGRVPLAGHAPLIHRDALRFVRELRHHGPVTKIYIGPRQVHVVNCHEIVRELLTVQARAFDKGAMFDALRVPLGDGLITAEGERHLRHRRLMQPVFHHARIAGYARIMSERSLAGAALWEPGTTLDLVPEIHRLTLDILLRTLFADPQDPELRTAVMGWLSVKYHSMRLALSPLHAWAERLPLLPGWRPPHAGPLRRLVAVQHRIIEAYRADGRDRGDLLSMLLATGGPDGALTDAEVTDELITLFLAGTGTVSASLAWALHEVSRRPEVQRRIHDELDTVLAGRPPGFEDLPALVYTRQVLTEVLRLHPPSWLLMRRAVRPVTLGGVRLSPGAEVFFSPYALHLDPRLYENPHDFDPERWSHDAAAKAPRHTYLPFGAGSRLCIGEDFAWTELTLALAAFTAHRHLTPADSTPVRTLVGTVLRPARLPLTAYARPS; translated from the coding sequence ATGCGGCCGGGCTCGAGAAGGATCGGCAGCAGCAGCGCGCGACTGCCCGGCGGACCAGGACGGACCACCGCCGATGCACCCTCCGAAGCCCCCGTCGCCCCCGGCCGTGTGCCGCTGGCCGGCCACGCCCCATTGATCCACCGTGACGCTCTGCGCTTCGTCCGTGAGCTGCGGCACCACGGACCGGTGACGAAGATCTACATCGGCCCCCGGCAGGTACATGTGGTCAACTGCCACGAAATCGTCCGGGAGTTGCTGACCGTACAGGCCCGCGCCTTCGACAAGGGCGCGATGTTCGACGCCCTGCGCGTGCCGCTCGGCGACGGGCTGATCACCGCCGAAGGCGAGCGTCACCTCCGCCACCGCCGGCTGATGCAACCCGTATTCCACCACGCCCGGATCGCCGGCTACGCCCGCATCATGTCCGAACGGTCCCTGGCGGGGGCCGCCCTCTGGGAGCCCGGTACCACTCTCGATCTGGTGCCGGAGATCCACCGCCTGACCCTCGACATCCTGCTGCGTACTCTCTTCGCGGATCCCCAGGACCCTGAACTGCGTACCGCTGTCATGGGCTGGCTGTCCGTCAAGTACCACTCGATGCGCCTTGCCCTCTCCCCGCTGCACGCCTGGGCGGAACGCCTCCCGCTGCTGCCGGGATGGCGGCCGCCGCACGCCGGCCCGCTACGCCGGCTGGTGGCCGTCCAGCACCGGATCATCGAGGCATACCGTGCCGATGGCCGGGACCGCGGCGATCTGCTGTCGATGCTCCTGGCCACGGGCGGCCCGGACGGCGCCCTGACCGACGCCGAAGTGACCGACGAACTGATCACCCTGTTCCTGGCCGGTACCGGCACCGTCAGCGCCTCCTTGGCCTGGGCGCTGCACGAGGTCTCCCGCCGCCCCGAAGTCCAACGACGGATCCACGACGAACTCGACACCGTTCTCGCCGGACGGCCCCCCGGCTTCGAGGACCTTCCCGCACTGGTCTACACACGACAGGTGCTGACCGAAGTGCTGCGGCTGCATCCACCGTCGTGGCTGCTGATGCGCCGCGCGGTGCGGCCGGTCACCCTCGGCGGCGTACGACTCTCCCCGGGCGCCGAGGTGTTCTTCAGCCCGTACGCCCTGCACCTCGATCCGCGACTGTACGAGAACCCGCACGACTTCGATCCTGAGCGCTGGTCGCACGACGCCGCAGCCAAGGCGCCGCGTCACACCTATCTGCCCTTCGGAGCAGGCAGCCGACTGTGCATCGGGGAAGACTTCGCCTGGACGGAACTGACCCTGGCGTTGGCCGCGTTCACCGCCCACCGGCACCTGACACCGGCCGACTCCACCCCCGTGCGGACCCTGGTCGGCACCGTCCTGCGCCCGGCCCGGTTGCCGCTCACGGCATATGCCCGCCCCTCCTGA
- a CDS encoding prenyltransferase/squalene oxidase repeat-containing protein: MSRALALATRHTLSTQRDNGSWLATPAPRITETALCTLALAHSPHPGADRAAERGRAWLAKGAAPQNHHPVAHAVEAALLSLARDTGGPIDVSHPSFADRALSARARLLQAIALHTGRATSGGTGSAALRTQLATAVAAQERLKRWTRVELWSAHALVETHFGDRTSARQAARMVADEQSPSGDFFANPVTTALAALALQAAAPGTAAARRCAEYLLTSQLSDGTWRFSASDVWDTALTVRAFHGAAAFDRHGLPAAVAFLVAAQNPDGGWPYRSGVESDNDTTAAVLTALDGASGAPGTTIRAGLRHLVGQQTADGLWRTWQSAGDPPVDDVVAHVVTALDRHSGHPRVPLAAARGWLGERLGKQGRWHAGWYRGLPYATAEVLPALGAAVHAGGHPAARTLAETRNRDGGWPVEAAGPSTPAATGLALAALERGGLLHEEHWAPALGYLVETQRDNGTWPGVPLMYGPRPLLTHYPTHTHAFAVGGLFAGQRRLHTTAGVCASADKEG; the protein is encoded by the coding sequence GTGAGCCGTGCGCTTGCCCTCGCCACCCGGCACACACTCTCCACCCAGCGGGACAACGGTTCATGGCTGGCCACCCCCGCCCCTCGTATCACTGAGACCGCACTGTGCACGCTGGCCCTGGCACACTCTCCGCACCCCGGCGCCGACCGCGCCGCCGAGCGGGGCAGGGCGTGGCTCGCCAAGGGCGCCGCCCCGCAGAACCACCATCCGGTGGCCCATGCCGTGGAGGCCGCGCTGCTGTCCCTGGCCCGGGACACCGGCGGCCCCATCGACGTGAGTCACCCCTCCTTCGCGGACCGGGCGCTGTCGGCCCGCGCCCGGCTCCTCCAGGCCATCGCCCTGCACACCGGCCGAGCGACCAGCGGCGGCACCGGTTCCGCCGCGCTGCGCACCCAGCTGGCCACCGCGGTCGCGGCCCAGGAGCGGCTCAAGCGCTGGACCCGGGTGGAACTCTGGTCCGCGCACGCACTGGTGGAGACCCACTTCGGCGACCGGACATCCGCCCGGCAAGCCGCCCGTATGGTCGCCGACGAGCAGTCCCCGTCGGGCGACTTCTTCGCCAATCCGGTCACCACCGCTCTCGCGGCGCTCGCGCTCCAGGCCGCCGCCCCCGGCACAGCTGCCGCCCGCCGCTGCGCGGAATACCTGCTCACCAGTCAACTCTCCGACGGAACATGGCGCTTCTCGGCCAGCGACGTCTGGGACACCGCGTTGACCGTGCGTGCCTTCCACGGCGCAGCGGCCTTCGACCGCCACGGACTGCCGGCCGCCGTCGCGTTCCTGGTCGCGGCACAGAACCCGGACGGCGGCTGGCCGTACCGCTCGGGCGTCGAGTCCGACAACGACACCACCGCGGCCGTCCTGACCGCTCTGGACGGCGCAAGCGGCGCGCCCGGCACGACGATCCGGGCCGGGCTCCGTCACCTGGTCGGGCAGCAGACGGCCGACGGCCTCTGGCGGACCTGGCAGTCAGCCGGGGACCCTCCGGTGGACGACGTGGTGGCCCATGTCGTCACCGCACTGGACCGTCACTCCGGCCACCCTCGCGTGCCACTGGCCGCGGCGCGCGGCTGGCTCGGCGAACGCCTCGGCAAACAGGGACGCTGGCACGCCGGGTGGTACCGGGGGCTGCCGTACGCCACCGCCGAGGTTCTTCCCGCCCTCGGCGCGGCGGTACATGCGGGAGGGCACCCTGCCGCCCGGACTCTGGCCGAAACCCGTAATCGCGATGGCGGTTGGCCCGTCGAAGCGGCCGGTCCGAGCACTCCTGCCGCAACGGGACTGGCGCTCGCAGCCCTGGAACGTGGCGGCCTGCTCCACGAGGAACACTGGGCGCCGGCGCTCGGCTACCTTGTGGAGACCCAGCGCGACAACGGCACCTGGCCGGGTGTACCGCTCATGTACGGCCCGCGTCCCCTCCTCACGCACTACCCCACCCACACTCATGCGTTTGCCGTCGGCGGCCTCTTTGCCGGGCAGCGCCGCCTCCACACCACCGCGGGGGTCTGCGCCTCCGCCGACAAGGAGGGCTGA
- a CDS encoding DUF4334 domain-containing protein — protein sequence MDTSRPYGHSPREIVSIADTCSAALQSMPRLEIWLKERGLPVDTALVPLMCLQTAFFTPWLPPETCYQVSRLTVWLMAIDNVLDAPDAPASPGSAGSAGPNGTATRVRAWHRVLAGRDSDGDSNGGSDSDSDEPMARALAEIARDLHRDGRPELTAVWRKSMHQTLVGMRCEGEAARTSAAGGGMPRLADYLRHGAWTIGVEQQVTALWALMDEPGLPRRLPVLLGALRQAATAIRLLNDLRGHQREQSEGKTDALAIGLTGQEVYRRAEEGLENCRRALAPLTAAGYGSAVALERVALWHARMYHRFDPVRPGQATISPLPVGPDSAAHTRHRPFVPQPREAPAMNIEQEVLDVIVSGGQYDNAKLAELFDQLEPVDTDLLIGTWQGGGFEHTSENAALLTKMRWYGKRFVDAEHVEPLLCRDEDGTVFSYEEMGLATLHEVIYRGKQSTAMVYDQLPIIDHFRRLTDNVLLCVMDKKEAPADFFFHLTRVPASLPQSSGDGR from the coding sequence GTGGACACCTCGCGACCGTACGGCCACTCGCCCCGGGAGATCGTCTCCATAGCGGACACATGCTCCGCCGCATTGCAGAGCATGCCGCGGCTGGAGATCTGGCTCAAAGAGCGCGGGCTGCCCGTGGACACCGCACTGGTACCCCTGATGTGTCTTCAGACGGCGTTCTTCACCCCCTGGCTGCCGCCGGAGACCTGCTACCAGGTGTCCCGGCTCACCGTCTGGCTGATGGCGATCGACAATGTCCTGGACGCACCGGACGCACCGGCCTCACCGGGCTCCGCGGGCTCCGCGGGCCCGAACGGGACCGCAACCCGCGTCCGGGCCTGGCACCGGGTCCTCGCGGGGCGCGACAGCGACGGCGACAGCAACGGCGGCAGCGACAGCGACAGCGACGAGCCCATGGCGCGCGCTCTGGCGGAGATCGCCCGGGACCTGCACCGCGACGGCCGCCCCGAACTCACCGCCGTCTGGCGGAAAAGCATGCATCAGACGCTCGTCGGCATGCGATGCGAAGGGGAGGCGGCCCGGACATCGGCCGCAGGCGGCGGCATGCCCCGGCTGGCGGACTATCTACGGCACGGTGCCTGGACCATCGGCGTCGAGCAACAGGTCACCGCCCTGTGGGCCCTCATGGACGAGCCCGGCCTGCCCCGCCGCCTTCCTGTGCTGCTCGGCGCGCTGCGCCAGGCCGCGACCGCCATCCGTCTGCTCAACGACCTGCGCGGCCACCAACGAGAGCAGTCCGAGGGGAAGACCGACGCACTCGCCATCGGCCTGACCGGGCAGGAGGTGTACCGGCGCGCCGAGGAAGGGCTGGAAAACTGCCGGCGGGCTCTGGCTCCGCTCACCGCTGCCGGGTACGGTTCCGCGGTGGCACTGGAGCGGGTGGCGCTCTGGCATGCGCGGATGTACCACCGCTTCGACCCCGTACGGCCCGGCCAGGCCACCATCTCACCCCTGCCGGTCGGACCGGACAGCGCCGCGCACACCCGGCACAGACCGTTCGTCCCCCAGCCGAGAGAGGCCCCGGCCATGAACATCGAGCAGGAAGTTCTGGACGTCATCGTGTCCGGAGGGCAGTACGACAACGCGAAACTGGCGGAGCTCTTCGACCAGCTCGAACCGGTCGACACCGATCTCCTCATCGGCACCTGGCAGGGCGGCGGGTTCGAGCACACCAGCGAGAACGCCGCGCTGCTGACGAAGATGCGGTGGTACGGCAAGCGGTTCGTCGACGCCGAGCACGTGGAGCCGCTGCTGTGCCGCGACGAGGACGGGACGGTCTTCTCGTACGAGGAGATGGGCCTCGCAACGTTGCATGAGGTCATCTACCGCGGCAAGCAGTCCACAGCGATGGTCTATGACCAGCTGCCCATCATCGATCATTTCCGCCGGCTCACTGACAACGTCCTGCTGTGCGTGATGGACAAAAAGGAAGCCCCCGCGGACTTCTTCTTCCACCTCACCCGCGTACCCGCGTCGCTGCCCCAGTCATCTGGCGACGGCAGATAG
- a CDS encoding L,D-transpeptidase, whose amino-acid sequence MEQLVISPHTPAPDRSRPPLPLRPAAEQQVPGALRRTRRTRRTPVVAALLAAGALALSGCGGSSAGGNDDGKNGRPGAHGPDAKITVSSKDGATNASINDTGVKVTGGKLTEVKLTEADSGKDVAGAISSDGTSWKPGVQLERGTKYKIVAKGKDAKGRAVTENSSFTTVSSAGSFIGSYTPDNGKTVGVGMPVSFNFDKAITNKKDVQSHITVTSSSGQKVVGHWFGTQRLDFRPEDYWKAGSKVTMKIDLEGVKGGQGITGVQSKTVSFTIGRSQVSTVDMNTQHMTVKRDGKTLKDVPISGGSPENPTYNGQMVISEKLEQTRMDGSTVGFGEKGKTYDIADVPHAMRLSKSGTFLHGNYWADASVYGNRGTSHGCVGLRDHQGGGGDTPGKWFFNESLIGDVVIIKNSDEKTVKPDNGLNGWNLSWSDWKAGSAA is encoded by the coding sequence CTGGAGCAGCTCGTGATATCGCCGCACACCCCCGCGCCCGATCGGTCCCGCCCCCCGCTCCCACTGCGTCCTGCGGCCGAGCAGCAGGTGCCCGGCGCCCTGCGTCGCACCCGTCGGACGCGCCGCACGCCGGTTGTCGCCGCGCTGCTCGCGGCGGGCGCGCTGGCGCTGTCCGGCTGTGGCGGTTCCTCGGCCGGCGGGAACGACGACGGCAAGAACGGCCGGCCGGGTGCCCACGGACCGGACGCCAAGATCACGGTCTCCTCGAAGGACGGCGCCACCAACGCCAGCATCAACGACACCGGTGTGAAGGTCACCGGCGGCAAGCTGACCGAGGTGAAGCTCACCGAGGCCGACTCGGGCAAGGACGTGGCCGGTGCCATATCGTCCGACGGCACGTCCTGGAAGCCCGGCGTCCAGCTGGAGCGCGGCACCAAGTACAAGATCGTGGCGAAGGGCAAGGACGCCAAGGGCCGGGCCGTCACCGAGAACTCCTCCTTCACGACGGTGTCCTCGGCCGGCAGCTTCATCGGCAGCTACACCCCCGACAACGGCAAGACCGTCGGCGTCGGCATGCCGGTGTCCTTCAACTTCGACAAGGCGATCACCAACAAGAAGGACGTCCAGTCCCACATCACGGTGACCTCCAGCAGCGGCCAGAAGGTCGTCGGCCACTGGTTCGGCACCCAGCGTCTGGACTTCCGTCCCGAGGACTACTGGAAGGCCGGCTCCAAGGTCACCATGAAGATCGACCTGGAGGGGGTGAAGGGCGGCCAGGGCATCACCGGCGTGCAGTCCAAGACGGTCTCCTTCACCATCGGGCGCTCGCAGGTCTCCACGGTCGACATGAACACCCAGCACATGACGGTCAAGCGGGACGGCAAGACCCTCAAGGACGTCCCGATCTCCGGCGGCAGCCCCGAGAACCCCACCTACAACGGCCAGATGGTGATCTCGGAGAAGTTGGAGCAGACCCGGATGGACGGTTCCACGGTCGGCTTCGGCGAGAAGGGGAAAACGTACGACATAGCTGATGTGCCGCATGCCATGCGCCTCTCCAAGTCCGGGACCTTCCTCCACGGCAACTACTGGGCCGACGCGTCCGTGTACGGCAACCGCGGCACGAGCCATGGCTGCGTCGGTCTGCGCGACCACCAGGGCGGCGGGGGCGACACCCCGGGCAAGTGGTTCTTCAACGAGTCGCTGATCGGCGACGTCGTCATCATCAAGAACTCCGACGAGAAGACCGTCAAGCCGGACAACGGCCTCAACGGCTGGAACCTGTCCTGGTCCGACTGGAAGGCGGGCAGCGCGGCCTGA
- a CDS encoding M4 family metallopeptidase, producing MTAPKGTTSATKAARSAEARIGTGNGVYVGKVKITTRLRNGRYELTDPTRGGLTTVDFGNRDNREESAGKRFTDRDNVWGNGTVSSRQSAAVDAYFAAGKTWDYYQNTFGRKGMRGNGQGPSTIVHYGKGRTEAEYDYGLWFGDGKDDKRPMTELDIVAHEFTHGVVESTVGFARTGDEFRGLNEATCDIFGTMVEFHANLAADTPDYLIGEKVNSHGDGKPMRYMDRPSKDGKSPDYWKPGSGRLDSAHHAAGVANHFFYLLAEGSGKKVINGVAYDSPTYDGSKVTGIGREKAAKIWYKALTTRFTSTTDYKNARAGTLKTTAALYGNAGPEYKAVQKAWTAVNVK from the coding sequence ATGACAGCGCCGAAGGGCACCACGAGTGCCACGAAGGCCGCACGGTCTGCTGAGGCCCGCATCGGTACCGGCAACGGCGTGTACGTCGGCAAGGTCAAAATCACCACCCGGCTGCGCAACGGCAGGTACGAGCTCACCGACCCCACCCGCGGCGGCCTGACGACCGTCGACTTCGGCAACCGCGACAACCGGGAGGAATCGGCGGGCAAGCGGTTCACCGACCGCGACAACGTGTGGGGCAACGGCACCGTGAGCAGCCGCCAGTCGGCCGCCGTCGACGCCTACTTCGCTGCCGGAAAGACCTGGGATTACTACCAGAACACCTTTGGCCGCAAGGGCATGCGGGGCAACGGCCAGGGCCCCTCGACGATCGTCCACTACGGCAAGGGCCGCACTGAGGCCGAATACGACTACGGCCTCTGGTTCGGCGACGGCAAGGACGACAAGCGCCCGATGACCGAACTCGACATCGTGGCTCACGAGTTCACTCACGGCGTCGTCGAGTCGACCGTCGGGTTTGCCAGGACGGGCGACGAATTCCGCGGTCTGAACGAGGCCACCTGCGACATCTTCGGCACGATGGTGGAGTTCCACGCCAACCTCGCCGCCGACACCCCTGACTACCTCATCGGCGAGAAGGTCAATTCTCATGGTGACGGCAAGCCGATGCGCTACATGGACAGGCCTTCCAAGGACGGCAAGTCCCCGGACTACTGGAAGCCCGGCAGCGGTCGTCTCGACAGTGCCCACCACGCGGCAGGGGTGGCCAATCACTTCTTCTATCTGCTGGCCGAGGGCAGCGGCAAGAAGGTCATCAACGGCGTGGCCTACGACAGCCCCACCTACGACGGCTCGAAGGTCACCGGTATCGGCCGCGAGAAAGCCGCAAAGATCTGGTACAAGGCCCTGACCACCCGGTTCACCTCGACCACCGACTACAAGAACGCCCGGGCCGGCACGCTGAAGACCACCGCCGCCCTCTACGGCAACGCCGGCCCCGAGTACAAGGCCGTCCAGAAAGCCTGGACCGCGGTCAACGTGAAGTAG